GGGAACTTCAGTCACCTCCTCAGCGAGACAGCCCAATCATCAATGCTGCTGCCAGTGTATGACAAGAAGCGTCCTGAAACTCCAAGCTTGGCACGGCCTAAGGTGCAAGCAAAGGAGTTATTTCTGGACCAGCTTGCTGCTGGTCACGAGAGCCCATCAAGCTGCCGTTCATCAGGTCCAACACTCTACTTCCCTTTCCAGCAGCAATTAGGCTACAACGAGTGTGGCAGTGGTGATGCTGCAAACATGAATTCGCTCTGGTTCAACCAGAATGATTTCAACTGCAGTACAATTTCCACCGTGATGCCAACAGTTTCACCATCAGCCCTCTCCACCTCAATGGGCCTGAATCTCCCACCAGACAACCACCGCCACGGTGGCACCGGCATTGGCAGTGCCCCTTTCTACTGGGATGGTGTTAACCCCAGCAGCAGCGGCAGTACAGGGAGCAGTGGAAGCAACAGCATGGGATTTGAGCCACAAAGCACAAACTCAATTCTGGAGAACAGTGTATTCTCATGGACAGATATCGGAGTTGGCCAAGAAAAAGATACCAGAGTTCAGTTAGTGGAGGAACTCAAGTGGCCGGACTTGCTTCATGGAACCTTTGGAGAGGCAACCGCGATGCAGAACCAGAGCCAATCCTTATACGATGATGTGATCAAGGCAGAGAGCCAATTCAACATGGAAGGGATATGTGCTTCTTGGTTCCAGAATCAGCAGCCACAGCAACAGCTGCAAGCAGCATCAGACATGTATGACAAAGACTTGCAAAGAATGCCCTTGTCTTTTGAGCATATCTAGGTACTATGTTCCTCCATTCATGGAACAGAGTAAATCAGCTGAAGCTGAAACCTGTCTCACAGATTCGTGAGAAGGTTATGCTGAGGTGCTTGCATAGATACATCTGTTGGTTGATACAGAAATCAACCTTCACAACTTTCATCAGCTAAAGATTATGCAGTGCCCAAGGAAAAGACAGTTCTATCCTCGGTAGTGGCATCAAAATGCATAGAAAAGTACATTCTGGAGTCCCCCTTTCTTTCTCTTGAAAATTGTTGTTTTCTTCTGTACACGACAACTCAACTTTTGGATACTTGAGTCATGGTTCACTCTCTGTTTATCAAATAAATAGACAGGCATGGGTAAAACTGCATGTGTCGGTAGCTATCACAAACCACATAAGTAGTCCCAAACTTTTCAACTGCTGCCATGCACGTAGATGGGAATTAATAATTGCAGGTTGTATTTTTATTTCTTTTCAAGAAGTTGCCGACAAACTGCAGTTGTATATTTGTAAAGGCAGAAAATGGGAATATTGACCTGGAGCTATTTTTATTTGGCTTTCCCTTTCCTGTTTCCTTCTTCCCCTTTTTGCTGTGGAGAATCTGAAGCCACTTGATCGCTATCTACTTCAATACCAGCATGGAAAAGGATTGGTTGATTTGATATGGTTGAACGAGGTAACCATCCTCAGGAGAGAGCAAGCACGTCTGAGAGAAAAAGAGGCATGTATTTATGAATATCTACCTACCGTGCTATCGCTCTGCACACTATTGTGGTGAGCACTCAGCATATGTCCAGCTATGGCTCTGAATGCTGTTTATCCGTGATTACATTCTAGCCTTGCAAAATGTACCTTAAACTTGGCAAGGAGCTCAACCTTCAGAAGTAATGGAATTGAATACATTTTGATGCTTGTTTGGTTTATCCCGAACTAATCGAGAAACGACCTAGGTAAACGTCTAAGTACTCCCTCCCCAGAAGAGATAGTCTCTACTTCAGAAGACCCAGTAGAGTATCAGAGCTTGGTCTCAACTTTCAATATCGTCACACTGAGTATGGCATGGGCTGAGCTAGATTGTTTACTAATTTGGGTCGGCCTTGGTGGGATCCTTTTCTTTATGACTCCTCCAGTTCAAACCCTCAAATATgggtttatttttttggattgcAGTAGTGCTAAATAATGAAATAATCAGGCCACTAAACAATATATTATCTTTACAAGTTACATCTTATATCTTGCATCGCACAACTAATAGGGTTCGGTCATGTGCATACAAAGGCTGGCATAAAGTGATTGATACTGTCATTTTTCAAAAGTACAATGAGACCGACAATGCTCATAAGGTGACACTGTGATAAAAAAAATGCTACATGTCTACTCTAGATTCTAGTAAAGAACTCACAATGAATTGCACTGAATAAGAGCTTGGTTGCGTACCCTGCTGTTTCAACTTGTGTGGCATATACACTTCAATTTCGTTTGTGTATATCCTCTGTCTGCTTGGACGTATGAGCTGTATTGTTGGATGTATCTGCATGTTTTGATAATGACACATCAATTGAAAGAAAATCACAAAAGGTTGAAAAGGAAGTAGGGGTAACAAGAAAGAAAAC
This Lolium perenne isolate Kyuss_39 chromosome 1, Kyuss_2.0, whole genome shotgun sequence DNA region includes the following protein-coding sequences:
- the LOC127346908 gene encoding transcription factor MYB61, whose protein sequence is MGRHSCCYKQKLRKGLWSPEEDEKLMNHITKHGHGCWSSVPKLAGLQRCGKSCRLRWINYLRPDLKRGAFAQDEEDLIIELHAVLGNRWSQIAAQMPGRTDNEIKNLWNSSLKKKLRQKGIDPNTHKPLAETDRSGAAPTISTERTSGSSDVNPSSAGGGLGNFSHLLSETAQSSMLLPVYDKKRPETPSLARPKVQAKELFLDQLAAGHESPSSCRSSGPTLYFPFQQQLGYNECGSGDAANMNSLWFNQNDFNCSTISTVMPTVSPSALSTSMGLNLPPDNHRHGGTGIGSAPFYWDGVNPSSSGSTGSSGSNSMGFEPQSTNSILENSVFSWTDIGVGQEKDTRVQLVEELKWPDLLHGTFGEATAMQNQSQSLYDDVIKAESQFNMEGICASWFQNQQPQQQLQAASDMYDKDLQRMPLSFEHI